One segment of Solanum stenotomum isolate F172 chromosome 1, ASM1918654v1, whole genome shotgun sequence DNA contains the following:
- the LOC125877290 gene encoding outer envelope pore protein 16-2, chloroplastic, giving the protein MSSNLESRSLLHGFDKGGLFDLGHPLLNRISESFVKAAGIGAVQAVAREAYFTASESTGGDTSSIPPEITGPKKNRFPDLRGETNRKSVEALVKSTGKESVQWGLAAGMYSGLTYGLKEACGVHDWKNSALAGAITGAALSLTLEERSHEQVVQCAITGAAISTAANLLTGIF; this is encoded by the exons atGAGCAGTAACTTGGAGAGTCGATCATTGCTTCATGGATTTGATAAGGGAGGACTTTTTGATTTGGGACATCCTCTTCTTAATCGTATTTCTGAAAGTTTCGTCAAAGCTGCTGGg ATTGGTGCTGTTCAAGCTGTTGCTCGTGAGGCTTATTTTACTGCTTCTGAAA GTACCGGTGGAGATACTAGTAGCATACCACCAGAGATCACTGGTCCCAAGAAGAATCGATTTCCAGACCTTAGAG GGGAGACCAATAGAAAGTCAGTTGAGGCCCTG GTAAAGAGCACGGGAAAAGAATCTGTTCAATGGG GACTAGCTGCGGGGATGTACTCTGGACTTACATATGGATTGAAAGAGGCATGCGGTGTTCACGATTGG AAAAATAGCGCGTTGGCGGGAGCAATAACTGGTGCAGCTTTGTCTTTAACACTAGAAGAACGTTCTCATGAACAGGTGGTGCAGTGTGCCATCACAGGAGCAGCCATCTCGACTGCTGCGAATCTGCTTACAGGAATATTTTAG